One Microbacterium esteraromaticum genomic window carries:
- the lspA gene encoding signal peptidase II → MAGRRPLRRSAAGAIVALLATLVLAADQYVKHLTIENLPKHEAVPVLGEFLQLYYVRNAGAAFSIASNMTWIFTIAMTVVTGIIIWKTFEVSSRLWAVVLGCLLGGVLGNLTDRLLREPGFAVGHVVDMISMPWMLPAIFNVADIFIVSGMIAVALLVVFGVRLDGTRERDHAASDDDAVTGHEDAAASAGA, encoded by the coding sequence TTGGCAGGACGTCGTCCCCTTCGTCGGTCGGCGGCCGGCGCGATCGTCGCTCTTCTCGCGACGCTCGTGCTGGCCGCCGATCAGTATGTGAAGCACCTCACGATCGAGAACCTTCCCAAGCACGAGGCCGTGCCCGTGCTGGGAGAGTTCCTCCAGCTGTACTACGTGCGCAACGCCGGCGCCGCCTTCTCGATCGCCTCCAACATGACCTGGATCTTCACGATCGCCATGACCGTCGTCACCGGGATCATCATCTGGAAGACGTTCGAGGTCAGCTCGCGACTCTGGGCCGTCGTGCTCGGGTGCCTGCTCGGCGGGGTGCTCGGCAACCTCACCGACCGTCTGCTGCGCGAACCGGGTTTCGCGGTCGGCCACGTGGTCGACATGATCTCGATGCCCTGGATGCTGCCCGCGATCTTCAACGTCGCCGACATCTTCATCGTGTCGGGCATGATCGCCGTGGCGCTGCTGGTGGTGTTCGGGGTGCGTCTCGACGGCACGCGCGAGCGCGACCACGCCGCGAGTGATGACGACGCCGTGACCGGCCATGAGGACGCCGCCGCGTCCGCGGGAGCCTGA
- a CDS encoding RluA family pseudouridine synthase, with the protein MQSRSLPVPDGLDGQRVDAALAKMLGFSRTFAAEVAEAGGVTLDGAPLGKSDRLRAGGWLDVSWAPKEEPRIEPIPVPELGIVHDDEDIVVVDKPTGVAAHPSLGWEGPTVVGALAAAGFRVATSGAPERQGVVHRLDVGTSGLMVVAKTERAYTVLKRAFKERTVEKIYHAVVQGHPDPLSGTIDAPIGRHPNHSWKFAVVPDGKPSVTHYETLEAFPGASLLEIHLETGRTHQIRVHMAAHRHPCVGDPLYGADPTLSARLGLSRQWLHAHRLAFSHPATGEWVQFESPYPADFRHALEALDPGRAED; encoded by the coding sequence GTGCAGTCCCGCAGCCTTCCCGTCCCCGACGGGCTCGACGGCCAGCGCGTCGACGCGGCCCTGGCGAAGATGCTCGGCTTCTCGCGCACCTTCGCAGCCGAGGTCGCCGAGGCGGGTGGCGTCACTCTCGACGGCGCCCCGCTCGGAAAGTCGGATCGTCTGCGGGCCGGCGGCTGGCTCGATGTGAGCTGGGCGCCGAAGGAGGAGCCGAGGATCGAGCCGATCCCGGTTCCCGAACTCGGGATCGTGCACGATGACGAGGACATCGTCGTCGTCGACAAGCCCACCGGCGTCGCAGCGCACCCGTCGCTGGGCTGGGAGGGTCCGACGGTCGTCGGCGCCCTCGCGGCGGCCGGGTTCCGTGTCGCCACCAGCGGCGCTCCCGAGCGACAGGGGGTCGTGCATCGGCTCGACGTGGGAACCAGCGGGCTGATGGTCGTCGCCAAGACCGAGCGCGCGTACACGGTGCTCAAGCGCGCTTTCAAGGAGCGAACGGTCGAGAAGATCTACCATGCCGTGGTCCAGGGGCATCCCGACCCGCTCTCCGGAACCATCGACGCGCCGATCGGCCGCCACCCGAATCACAGCTGGAAGTTTGCCGTCGTGCCCGACGGCAAGCCGTCGGTGACGCACTACGAGACTCTCGAGGCGTTCCCCGGCGCGTCGCTGCTCGAGATCCACCTGGAGACCGGGCGCACCCATCAGATCCGCGTGCACATGGCCGCGCACCGGCATCCCTGCGTGGGAGACCCGCTCTACGGAGCCGACCCGACGCTCTCTGCGAGACTGGGGCTGAGCAGGCAGTGGCTGCACGCGCACCGCCTGGCGTTCAGCCACCCCGCCACCGGCGAGTGGGTGCAGTTCGAGTCGCCGTATCCCGCCGACTTCCGACACGCGCTCGAGGCGCTCGACCCGGGGCGCGCCGAGGACTGA
- a CDS encoding cell division protein SepF, whose amino-acid sequence MGNPLKKTMVYLGLADEEEVYEEEAAQTPARASRDKHETPERDEAAPAPVTPLRRPTAVRQPAAGAVNEILTVHPKQYRDAQIIAENFREGVPVIINLSQMSDADARRLIDFASGLSLGLYGRIERVTSKVFLLSPENIAVSGQGGIAQADSASFDS is encoded by the coding sequence ATGGGTAACCCGCTGAAGAAGACCATGGTGTATCTCGGCCTCGCCGACGAGGAAGAGGTCTACGAGGAGGAAGCCGCGCAGACGCCGGCGCGAGCCTCCCGTGACAAGCACGAGACGCCTGAGCGCGACGAGGCCGCACCGGCTCCCGTCACGCCGCTGCGCCGCCCGACCGCGGTGCGTCAGCCCGCTGCCGGCGCGGTCAACGAGATCCTCACCGTGCACCCCAAGCAGTACCGCGATGCGCAGATCATCGCCGAGAACTTCCGCGAGGGCGTCCCGGTGATCATCAACCTGTCGCAGATGAGCGACGCAGACGCGCGCCGCCTGATCGACTTCGCGAGCGGTCTCTCGCTCGGCCTGTACGGACGCATCGAGCGGGTCACCAGCAAGGTCTTCCTGCTCTCGCCCGAGAACATCGCCGTGTCGGGTCAGGGCGGCATCGCGCAGGCGGATTCCGCCTCGTTCGACTCCTGA
- the ftsW gene encoding putative lipid II flippase FtsW, producing the protein MTQTTRPPRTEGRGLAARVSLGRLFAPPTTEFVLIASTALVLTVFGWVMVLSATSAKPDPWDGALKQGIFALLGIPLMLLISRLPVSFLGRIAWPALIGATALQLLVFVPGLRVSSYGNTNWIRIAGFQLQPSEFLKLTLALWIAYVLLRKRARLGIWHHVFIPVVPVSVLVVGTVIGANDLGTAMVLVLITLGCLFFAGVKLRLFILPLIGGVIAVLGYALTSDNRMKRIMSAFNPEACDPTRECYQAVHGMWGMANGGIFGVGLGNSQEKYGWLPAAENDYIFAIVGEELGLIGCVLVLALFAVFAVGVFRIVRRSDDPFIRVAAGGIGVWIMGQALINIGVVLRVFPVMGVPLPFMSQGGTALVSVLAACGVLLAFARTLPQSDPRASVQTPRGRTTATAGRVAR; encoded by the coding sequence ATGACGCAGACGACTCGCCCTCCGCGCACCGAGGGCCGCGGACTCGCGGCGCGGGTATCGCTCGGTCGCCTCTTCGCTCCTCCCACCACGGAGTTCGTGCTCATCGCCTCGACGGCTCTGGTGCTCACGGTCTTCGGATGGGTCATGGTGCTCTCCGCGACCAGCGCGAAGCCCGACCCGTGGGACGGCGCGCTCAAGCAGGGCATCTTCGCACTTCTCGGCATCCCGCTGATGCTGCTGATCAGCCGGCTGCCCGTGTCGTTCCTCGGTCGCATCGCATGGCCGGCGCTCATCGGAGCCACCGCCCTGCAGCTGCTGGTCTTCGTGCCCGGTCTGCGCGTGTCGTCGTATGGAAACACCAACTGGATCCGGATCGCCGGTTTCCAGCTGCAGCCGTCCGAGTTCCTGAAGCTGACACTGGCGCTCTGGATCGCCTATGTGCTGCTTCGCAAGCGCGCGCGTCTGGGCATCTGGCATCACGTCTTCATCCCCGTGGTCCCCGTGTCGGTGCTCGTCGTCGGCACCGTGATCGGGGCCAACGACCTCGGCACGGCGATGGTGCTCGTGCTGATCACCCTCGGCTGCCTGTTCTTCGCCGGCGTCAAGCTGCGCCTGTTCATCCTGCCGCTGATCGGCGGCGTCATCGCCGTGCTCGGGTATGCGCTGACCAGTGACAACCGCATGAAGCGCATCATGTCGGCGTTCAATCCCGAGGCCTGCGACCCGACGCGCGAGTGCTACCAGGCCGTGCACGGCATGTGGGGGATGGCGAACGGCGGCATCTTCGGCGTCGGGCTCGGAAACTCGCAGGAGAAGTACGGCTGGCTGCCCGCCGCCGAGAACGACTACATCTTCGCCATCGTCGGCGAGGAGCTCGGCCTGATCGGCTGCGTGCTGGTGCTGGCGCTCTTCGCGGTCTTCGCGGTCGGCGTGTTCCGCATCGTGCGCCGCTCGGACGACCCCTTCATCCGGGTCGCCGCGGGAGGGATCGGCGTGTGGATCATGGGTCAGGCGCTGATCAACATCGGCGTCGTGCTGCGGGTCTTCCCCGTGATGGGAGTGCCGCTGCCCTTCATGTCGCAGGGCGGCACAGCGCTGGTGTCGGTGCTGGCGGCGTGCGGCGTGCTGCTCGCCTTCGCCCGCACGCTGCCCCAGTCCGACCCGCGCGCGTCCGTCCAGACGCCACGCGGCCGGACCACGGCGACAGCGGGTAGGGTCGCGAGGTGA
- a CDS encoding RNA polymerase sigma factor, producing the protein MSTDSEIIERSLEEPEAFSGIFERHVRPVGGYIRRRVGADAVDDALSETFLVAFRRRASFDRSVGSALPWLLGIATRIVKRHRADEARQWRSFAAASAAAPVGDGGHGGVDERIDADAAVRALAPRIAALSARDRDTLLLYAWGDLTYEQIAIALGVPVGTVRSRLNRVRRRLAPPGSHTAARLTWMAKEESDVAYGTGA; encoded by the coding sequence GTGAGCACAGACAGCGAGATCATCGAGCGATCGCTCGAGGAGCCGGAGGCCTTCTCCGGGATATTCGAGAGACACGTCCGTCCCGTCGGCGGCTATATCCGGCGACGGGTGGGGGCGGACGCCGTGGACGACGCGCTCAGCGAGACGTTCCTCGTGGCGTTCCGCCGACGTGCCTCGTTCGACCGGAGCGTCGGTTCTGCGCTGCCGTGGCTGCTCGGCATCGCGACGCGGATCGTGAAGCGGCACCGCGCTGATGAGGCCAGGCAGTGGCGGTCGTTCGCCGCCGCGTCCGCCGCTGCGCCTGTCGGCGACGGGGGTCATGGTGGGGTCGATGAGCGGATCGACGCCGATGCGGCGGTGAGGGCGCTCGCGCCCCGCATCGCGGCGCTGTCGGCACGGGATCGCGACACGCTGCTGCTGTACGCGTGGGGCGATCTGACCTACGAGCAGATCGCGATCGCGCTCGGCGTGCCGGTCGGAACCGTCCGTTCGCGGTTGAATCGCGTTCGGCGGAGGCTCGCACCTCCGGGCTCGCACACCGCGGCCCGACTGACCTGGATGGCGAAGGAGGAGAGCGATGTCGCTTATGGAACAGGTGCGTGA
- the ftsZ gene encoding cell division protein FtsZ: MSQNQNYLAVIKVVGVGGGGVNAVNRMIELGLRGVEFIAVNTDAQALLMSDADVKLDVGRELTRGLGAGADPEVGRRAAEDHAEEIEQALTGADMVFVTAGEGGGTGTGGAPVVARIAKSIGALTIGVVTKPFSFEGRRRQSQAEAGVAKLKEEVDTLIVVPNDRLLEISDRGISMIEAFATADQVLLAGVQGITDLITTPGLINLDFADVKSVMQGAGSALMGIGSARGADRAIKAAELAVESPLLEASIEGAHGVLLSIQGGSNLGIFEIHDAADLVKEAAHPEANIIFGTVIDDTLGDEVRVTVIAAGFDGGEPAPRLEPMVVERPAANPLPEVRVEETSAEERPEPVKPAVAPAPVASSIEPAFSDDDIDIPEFLK, from the coding sequence ATGAGCCAGAACCAGAACTACCTCGCCGTGATCAAGGTCGTCGGCGTCGGCGGTGGCGGCGTCAACGCCGTCAACCGCATGATCGAGCTCGGACTCCGCGGAGTCGAGTTCATCGCCGTCAACACCGACGCCCAGGCGCTGCTGATGAGCGACGCCGACGTCAAGCTCGACGTGGGGCGCGAGCTGACCCGCGGCCTCGGCGCGGGAGCCGACCCGGAGGTCGGTCGTCGCGCCGCCGAGGACCACGCGGAGGAGATCGAGCAGGCGCTGACCGGCGCCGACATGGTCTTCGTCACCGCCGGCGAGGGAGGCGGCACCGGCACGGGCGGAGCGCCCGTCGTCGCGCGCATCGCCAAGTCGATCGGCGCCCTGACCATCGGCGTCGTGACCAAGCCGTTCTCGTTCGAGGGCCGCCGCCGCCAGAGCCAGGCCGAAGCCGGCGTCGCGAAGCTCAAGGAAGAGGTCGACACCCTCATCGTGGTGCCGAACGACCGTCTCCTCGAGATCAGCGATCGCGGCATCTCGATGATCGAGGCGTTCGCCACGGCCGACCAGGTGCTGCTGGCCGGTGTGCAGGGCATCACCGACCTGATCACCACGCCCGGTCTGATCAACCTCGACTTCGCCGACGTGAAGTCGGTCATGCAGGGAGCCGGATCCGCCCTCATGGGCATCGGCTCTGCCCGCGGCGCCGACCGTGCCATCAAGGCCGCCGAGCTCGCAGTCGAGTCGCCGCTCCTCGAGGCGTCGATCGAGGGCGCCCACGGCGTGCTGCTGTCGATCCAGGGTGGATCGAACCTCGGCATCTTCGAGATCCACGATGCCGCCGACCTCGTCAAGGAGGCCGCGCACCCCGAGGCCAACATCATCTTCGGAACGGTTATCGACGACACGCTCGGCGACGAGGTTCGCGTCACGGTGATCGCGGCCGGCTTCGACGGCGGTGAGCCCGCTCCTCGTCTCGAGCCGATGGTCGTCGAGCGCCCGGCGGCGAACCCGCTGCCCGAGGTGCGCGTCGAGGAGACCTCCGCAGAGGAGCGCCCCGAGCCGGTCAAGCCGGCCGTGGCGCCCGCGCCCGTCGCCTCCAGCATCGAGCCGGCCTTCTCCGACGACGACATCGACATCCCCGAGTTCCTGAAGTGA
- a CDS encoding DivIVA domain-containing protein, giving the protein MALTPDDVVHKEFQHVRFKDGFDPEEVDDYLDEIVVEWRKTIEENNELKAKLAAFESGENAPAPVAAAAPAPAPAPVAEGSSTGTSAGIIELAQRLHDEHVAEGEAKRKQLIEDAEAEVARIRTEAEAKQREESARLERERNTLEGRITELREFERDYRGKLRAMIEGQLRDLDQKSPTDSTPVSAIGL; this is encoded by the coding sequence ATGGCACTTACCCCGGATGACGTCGTCCACAAGGAGTTCCAGCACGTTCGATTCAAGGACGGCTTCGACCCTGAGGAGGTCGACGACTACCTCGACGAGATCGTCGTTGAATGGCGCAAGACCATCGAGGAGAACAACGAGCTGAAGGCGAAGCTCGCCGCGTTCGAGTCCGGCGAGAACGCCCCGGCTCCTGTCGCAGCGGCCGCTCCGGCGCCCGCCCCGGCCCCTGTGGCCGAAGGCTCGAGCACCGGCACCTCCGCCGGCATCATCGAGCTCGCCCAGCGCCTGCACGACGAGCACGTCGCCGAGGGCGAGGCCAAGCGCAAGCAGCTCATCGAAGACGCCGAGGCTGAGGTCGCGCGCATCCGCACCGAGGCCGAGGCCAAGCAGCGCGAGGAGTCCGCACGACTCGAGCGCGAGCGCAACACCCTCGAAGGTCGCATCACCGAGCTCCGCGAGTTCGAGCGCGACTACCGCGGCAAGCTGCGCGCGATGATCGAGGGCCAGCTGCGCGATCTCGACCAGAAGTCTCCGACGGACTCGACGCCCGTCTCCGCCATCGGCCTGTAG
- a CDS encoding FtsQ-type POTRA domain-containing protein, with the protein MRRPAPLPASPEEPTPDDVSEDAAPGRRRGLLRFGGASADAAGSPAQDAGDPDVADAADRASTTDVIEDEDRDAVREAVRSSEVWRAARARRKALRAEIRRFTQRSRRRRFVVWGSAAAIAALVIGSVVAAYSPLFAVEKITVAGATTIDPAVVQQSLSGQIGAPLALVDADEVRSALAEFPVIESYALEVRPPRELLVRIVERTPIGAIRGDDGYSVVDAAGVVLASSPELPEGRPELDVAGGVRSAAFHSAGLVMRSLPADLRSTVAEVRATSGDDVTLRLGDGKTVVWGSEKDSVRKAAVLVRLIAASPGSSTFDVSSPTVPVVR; encoded by the coding sequence ATGCGCCGCCCGGCACCGCTTCCCGCATCGCCCGAGGAGCCGACCCCTGACGACGTCTCCGAGGACGCAGCGCCCGGACGTCGCCGTGGCCTGCTGCGCTTCGGCGGCGCGTCCGCGGATGCCGCCGGGTCCCCGGCGCAGGATGCCGGCGACCCCGACGTCGCGGATGCCGCGGATCGTGCCTCGACCACGGATGTGATCGAGGACGAGGATCGGGATGCCGTGCGTGAGGCTGTGCGCAGCAGTGAGGTCTGGCGGGCGGCCAGGGCGCGCCGGAAGGCGCTTCGTGCCGAGATCCGCCGCTTCACCCAGCGCTCTCGCCGGCGCAGATTCGTCGTGTGGGGCTCAGCGGCCGCGATCGCGGCGCTGGTGATCGGCAGTGTGGTCGCCGCGTACAGCCCTCTCTTCGCGGTCGAGAAGATCACCGTCGCAGGGGCGACGACGATCGATCCCGCAGTCGTGCAGCAGTCGCTGTCGGGGCAGATCGGCGCACCGCTCGCCCTGGTTGACGCAGACGAGGTGAGGTCGGCGCTCGCGGAGTTCCCCGTCATCGAGTCGTACGCCCTCGAGGTGCGCCCGCCGCGCGAGCTGCTGGTGCGGATCGTGGAGCGGACGCCGATCGGCGCGATCCGCGGCGACGACGGGTACTCGGTGGTCGACGCGGCGGGTGTCGTGCTCGCGTCGAGTCCCGAACTGCCGGAGGGTCGGCCTGAGCTCGATGTCGCAGGGGGAGTCCGCTCGGCCGCGTTCCACAGCGCGGGCCTGGTGATGCGGTCGCTCCCCGCGGACCTCCGCTCTACCGTCGCCGAGGTGCGGGCGACATCGGGCGACGACGTCACGCTGCGTCTCGGCGACGGCAAGACCGTCGTGTGGGGGAGTGAGAAGGACTCGGTGCGCAAGGCCGCCGTGCTGGTGCGCCTGATCGCCGCGTCGCCGGGGTCGAGCACCTTCGACGTGTCGTCGCCCACCGTTCCCGTCGTGCGCTGA
- a CDS encoding UDP-N-acetylglucosamine--N-acetylmuramyl-(pentapeptide) pyrophosphoryl-undecaprenol N-acetylglucosamine transferase — translation MTSYLLAGGGTAGHVNPLLAVADLLRERAGDQVLVLGTKEGLESRLVPERGYELLIVDKVPFPRRPNRAAIAFPLRFQRAVAQVREHIRRNAIDVVVGFGGYASAPAYVAARRENVPFVVHEANAKPGLANVLGARSAAAVGVAFEGTPLSRGEVVGMPLRREVVDLDRAGTRAEAAAYFGLDPDRPVLLVFGGSLGALRLNEAIAGSWGDILAAGWQLLHATGERSDLVDPEVPGYAMRRYIDRMDLAFALADLIVSRSGSATVSEVSALGIPAVYVPYSVGNGEQRLNAASAVEAGAAVLLDDETFDGDVVRERIIPLLGDRARIEAMAAAAERIGSRTGSEDLIALIDRALAEK, via the coding sequence GTGACTTCGTACCTTCTCGCCGGCGGGGGAACCGCCGGCCATGTCAATCCGCTGCTCGCGGTCGCCGATCTGCTGCGTGAGCGCGCCGGCGACCAGGTGCTCGTGCTGGGCACGAAGGAGGGGCTCGAGTCCCGCCTCGTCCCGGAGCGCGGCTACGAGCTGCTCATCGTCGACAAGGTTCCCTTCCCGCGTCGTCCCAACCGTGCCGCCATCGCATTCCCCCTGCGATTCCAGCGTGCGGTCGCCCAGGTGCGGGAGCACATCCGCCGCAACGCGATCGACGTGGTCGTCGGCTTCGGCGGCTACGCGTCCGCGCCCGCCTACGTCGCCGCCCGGCGCGAGAACGTCCCGTTCGTCGTGCACGAGGCCAATGCGAAGCCTGGTCTGGCCAACGTGCTCGGCGCCCGCAGCGCCGCTGCCGTCGGCGTCGCGTTCGAGGGCACGCCGCTGTCCCGCGGCGAGGTGGTCGGGATGCCGCTGCGCCGGGAGGTCGTCGACCTGGACCGGGCGGGAACCAGAGCCGAGGCCGCGGCGTACTTCGGTCTGGACCCCGATCGTCCGGTGCTGCTCGTCTTCGGGGGCTCGCTGGGGGCTCTGCGGCTGAACGAGGCGATCGCCGGATCGTGGGGCGACATCCTCGCAGCCGGCTGGCAGCTGCTGCACGCCACGGGCGAGCGGAGCGACCTCGTCGACCCCGAGGTGCCTGGCTACGCGATGCGCCGCTACATCGACCGGATGGATCTCGCCTTCGCCCTGGCCGACCTGATCGTGTCGCGCTCAGGATCGGCCACCGTGAGCGAGGTGAGCGCGCTCGGCATCCCGGCCGTGTACGTGCCCTACTCGGTCGGCAACGGCGAGCAGCGGCTCAACGCGGCATCGGCGGTCGAGGCCGGGGCTGCCGTGCTGCTGGATGACGAGACCTTCGACGGCGACGTCGTGCGCGAGCGGATCATCCCGCTGCTCGGGGACCGCGCGCGCATCGAGGCGATGGCGGCGGCGGCCGAGCGCATCGGCTCGCGCACCGGCTCCGAGGACCTCATCGCGCTCATCGATCGCGCACTCGCCGAAAAGTAG
- a CDS encoding NUDIX hydrolase, which produces MATPEFVLVLREHIGTAPLPLVGTTAIVFRDEKVLLGKRADNGAWQSVSGIVEPGEEPADAAARECLEEAGVVVSVDRLALVQQLPRITYANGDQVDYLDLVFRCTWVSGDPHPADGELTEVGFYDLAAMGDVDDAHVRKIALAMAEDDPATFRGGRVRR; this is translated from the coding sequence ATGGCCACTCCAGAGTTCGTCCTCGTGCTGCGCGAGCACATCGGCACCGCACCGCTTCCCCTCGTCGGCACCACGGCCATCGTCTTCCGCGACGAGAAGGTGCTGCTCGGCAAGCGCGCGGACAACGGAGCGTGGCAGTCCGTCTCCGGCATCGTCGAGCCTGGCGAGGAGCCGGCAGACGCCGCGGCACGCGAGTGCCTCGAGGAGGCGGGAGTGGTCGTCTCGGTCGACAGGCTCGCACTCGTGCAGCAGCTCCCCCGGATCACCTATGCCAACGGCGATCAGGTCGACTACCTCGACCTCGTCTTCCGCTGCACCTGGGTGTCGGGAGACCCGCATCCGGCCGACGGCGAGCTGACCGAGGTCGGCTTCTACGACCTCGCGGCGATGGGTGACGTCGACGACGCGCATGTGCGCAAGATCGCCCTTGCGATGGCGGAGGACGATCCGGCGACCTTCCGCGGCGGTCGCGTCAGGCGCTGA
- the murC gene encoding UDP-N-acetylmuramate--L-alanine ligase: protein MIRPDLSLPIPDTISSAHFIGIGGSGMSGLARMFLDAGIRVSGSDRADSDNLRALAAAGATVHVGHDAAHLGDADTVIHTGAIWPENPEFVTAKQRGLHVIHRSQALFWLIGGRRLVSVAGAHGKTSSTGMLVTALQALGADPSFVNGGVIEQLGISSGTGSDELFVIEADESDGTFLLYDTAIALITNVDPDHLDFFGSEDAFYDAFVRFGDEAREAVVISSDDPGAQRVRAGLSHRTVVTFGRAPDADLRIDDIATGGGVSATLVRGTESVRMQLAVPGAHNAINAGGVVAVLLTLGYALADAVRAVEGFAGTVRRLELHGEARGVRVYDDYSHHPTEVRAALEAMRGVAGSGRLIAIQQPHTYSRTQHMYREFAEVLEELADHTVMLDVYGAREDPVPGVTGELVSGAFADQTNVHYVPDWQEAADYTARIAREGDYIVTLGCGNVYQIIPQVLDSLRRPVED from the coding sequence ATGATCAGACCCGACCTCTCCCTCCCGATCCCCGACACCATCTCCTCCGCGCACTTCATCGGCATCGGCGGTTCCGGCATGAGCGGACTCGCGAGGATGTTCCTCGACGCGGGCATCCGCGTCTCCGGATCCGACCGCGCAGACAGCGACAACCTGCGCGCCCTCGCCGCCGCCGGGGCGACGGTGCACGTCGGACACGACGCGGCGCATCTCGGCGACGCGGACACCGTGATCCACACCGGTGCCATCTGGCCGGAGAACCCCGAGTTCGTCACCGCCAAGCAGCGCGGCCTGCACGTCATCCACCGCTCCCAGGCGCTGTTCTGGCTGATCGGCGGGCGTCGTCTCGTCTCAGTCGCGGGCGCCCACGGCAAGACGAGCTCGACCGGCATGCTCGTGACCGCACTGCAGGCCCTCGGCGCCGACCCGAGCTTCGTCAACGGCGGCGTGATCGAGCAGCTCGGCATCTCGAGCGGCACGGGCTCGGACGAGCTCTTCGTCATCGAGGCCGACGAGTCGGACGGCACCTTCCTGCTGTACGACACCGCGATCGCACTGATCACGAACGTCGACCCCGACCACCTCGACTTCTTCGGATCCGAGGACGCCTTCTACGACGCCTTCGTGCGCTTCGGCGACGAGGCCCGTGAGGCGGTCGTGATCTCGAGCGACGACCCCGGCGCGCAGCGCGTGCGGGCAGGCCTCAGCCACCGCACGGTCGTCACCTTCGGACGCGCGCCCGACGCCGACCTCCGCATCGACGACATCGCCACCGGCGGCGGGGTCTCGGCGACGCTGGTGCGCGGCACCGAGTCGGTGCGCATGCAGCTCGCCGTGCCAGGCGCGCACAACGCGATCAACGCGGGCGGCGTCGTGGCGGTGCTGCTCACGCTGGGCTACGCTCTCGCAGACGCCGTCCGTGCGGTCGAGGGCTTCGCAGGAACCGTCCGTCGGCTCGAGTTGCACGGCGAGGCGCGCGGCGTGCGCGTCTACGACGACTACTCGCACCACCCGACCGAGGTGCGAGCGGCCCTCGAGGCGATGCGCGGGGTGGCGGGGTCAGGGCGCCTGATCGCGATCCAGCAGCCGCACACCTACTCGCGCACCCAGCACATGTACCGCGAGTTCGCCGAGGTGCTCGAAGAGCTCGCCGATCACACCGTGATGCTCGACGTCTACGGCGCGCGAGAGGATCCGGTGCCCGGCGTGACGGGCGAACTGGTCAGCGGGGCCTTCGCCGACCAGACCAACGTGCACTACGTCCCCGACTGGCAGGAGGCGGCCGACTACACGGCCCGCATCGCGCGCGAAGGCGACTACATCGTCACCCTCGGCTGCGGCAACGTCTACCAGATCATCCCGCAGGTGCTGGACTCGCTGCGCCGTCCCGTCGAGGACTGA
- a CDS encoding GNAT family N-acetyltransferase, which yields MSIEVRPATRFDDVATLVGPKNPASNVCFCLSYRIGNKENVALRGEARADRVRELCDHDPPPGVIAYLDGEPVGWAALHPRRDTSFARNRLIPHIDDVDVWSLWCFRVRPGHRKQGVMHALIAGAVDYARERGAPAVEGYPVDNRGEKVNQTMMYVGTRSLFESAGFERAADTGSVLDGFPRVVMRLDLSA from the coding sequence GTGAGCATAGAGGTGAGGCCGGCGACGCGCTTCGACGACGTCGCCACCCTGGTAGGGCCGAAGAACCCGGCGTCGAACGTCTGCTTCTGCCTGAGCTATCGCATCGGGAACAAAGAGAACGTGGCGCTGCGCGGCGAGGCGCGCGCCGACCGCGTGCGCGAGCTCTGCGACCACGATCCGCCGCCGGGCGTGATCGCCTACCTCGACGGCGAGCCCGTCGGCTGGGCGGCTCTGCACCCGCGACGCGACACCAGCTTCGCGCGCAACCGGCTCATCCCGCACATCGATGACGTCGACGTGTGGTCGCTGTGGTGCTTCCGCGTGCGACCCGGTCACCGCAAGCAGGGCGTCATGCATGCGCTGATCGCCGGTGCGGTCGACTATGCGCGTGAGCGCGGGGCGCCGGCCGTTGAGGGCTATCCGGTAGACAACCGCGGAGAGAAGGTCAATCAGACGATGATGTACGTCGGCACGCGATCGCTGTTCGAGAGTGCGGGTTTCGAGAGGGCAGCGGACACAGGCTCGGTGCTCGACGGATTCCCTCGTGTGGTGATGCGGCTCGACCTCAGCGCCTGA
- a CDS encoding YggT family protein, with the protein MGAILSIVGGIVELVLTLYVLVLIVRLVLEYIPLFNRSWRPRGAGLVAAEIVYTVTDPPIRFFRRLVPPLRIGSIALDFGFMLTMLSVLILMAIVRALT; encoded by the coding sequence GTGGGAGCGATCCTCAGCATCGTCGGCGGCATCGTCGAACTGGTGCTGACCCTGTACGTGCTCGTGCTCATCGTGCGACTCGTGCTCGAGTACATCCCGCTGTTCAACCGATCCTGGCGTCCTCGCGGCGCGGGACTGGTCGCGGCGGAGATCGTCTACACCGTGACCGATCCGCCCATCCGCTTCTTCCGTCGGCTGGTCCCGCCGCTGCGGATCGGCTCGATCGCCCTCGATTTCGGGTTCATGCTGACGATGCTCAGCGTGCTCATCCTGATGGCGATCGTGCGCGCTCTGACCTGA